In Sus scrofa isolate TJ Tabasco breed Duroc unplaced genomic scaffold, Sscrofa11.1 Contig1983, whole genome shotgun sequence, the DNA window tagtgaaatttcagagaaatcatctggatttgttttttttttggctgcacctgaggtatatggaagttcccaggctaggggtcaaatcagagttgcagtctacatcacaaccacagcaatgcgagatccaagccacatctgtgacccatgccacagcctgcagcaatgccagattcttccttaacccactgagcaagaccagggatcaaacccacatcctcatggatatcagtcagatttttaacaagctgagccacaacgggaactccttgattcagcatttttaaaaagagagaaatgtagattaaattgaaaatgaaggcttgaaatgtaatattttattcatgaagaCTGAAGAGCTAGAAAGAATTCACATTTTTGATCCATTTCTAAATCTCACAATGAGCATGAAAAATTACGGGGAGATTTCCTATGGGAGATTTTTAATAGATGGGTATTTTCCCTTCCCAAATTAATCTTTCGAGGCTACAATAATAATTGAAATAGTTAAGAAATTAATTGTATggtattgtctttaattttaaaagaattttcatttttgcattcaTATAATTTTAACTGAAGTTCTGTCTTATTCAGAGGTTACATAAAACATATGCCTATCAAAATAAGTAatcattaattattaattcaCCCCCTGCTCAGACAATATATAATTCTAATGGTGTATAAAAGCTTGTAATACATTtcagaaagttaattttttctAACTATCCAACTTGGTCAATGGCAGAACCTAGACTCAAATAATTCTTGGGAAGCTAGTTCTGAGGAAATCACCAAACGGCTCTCTCAAAACAACTGTCTCAGCCATACCACTTAGTCTTATAAATGTATCCACTTATGAATCATGGCCATAGTTTGAAGCAATTTCTTCATAATATTCAGGAAATAGATTGAAATGGTATAACAAACAGTAAGCACAACTTTGGTACTATACAGAGAGAAAGTGTCACCagtttgatatttaaatttaattttcattcatatatttttctctaagttttctatctttttattcaACTTTATTTGTAGAGCTgtttcaggtttacaacaaaattgagagaaAGGTACAGATATTTCCCATTTATGCCCTCCCTATACACATGTAGAGTCTTCCTCATTATCAACAACACTCACCAGAATGGTACTTTTTTGGATTAGCATAGTGATGGAGGACATATTTTTAAGTGAGAGGATGGTTAACAAATATGTTTGAATTCAAATGTACCAGTTTGGGTGATAAACTAGGTACTGAGTTGAGAAAGATAAAGGTACCAAGGAATCATGCCAGATCTACTACATAATATATCAGAAAGTCAAAGGTGTAAATCAAATTGGTAAATAACTAATGGAAAAGAGGACTAATCCTTCATTCCAACAAAAGCCAAATAATTAGATGTAATAAGTGAATTCACTAACTCAGTTAAAGAATAATATTCCCACATCAAGTAGCTGAGTTTTATGGATAATCACACAATCACACTATTTTAGAAAAAGTTCTAGTCCAAACTTCCAGACTGACATAAGAGAAAATTCAGACCCTAAGTTTAAGAGCTAGGTCTGAATTTAAGAGGTAAGGTCAtctagataaaaatataatattaaatttattactttaaaagaaCCTACAAATACCAGACTTACTTGGCCATAATTTTTACTTGTaccattaattttttcaattattcatATAAATTCTCTACCTTGTTTACTTCTGTATCTCATCAAATTTTTACTCTATGTTGACacattccttctccttcttctcctcctcctcctcttcctccacctactcttcctcctaccctctcctccctctccttctccaacCCCAAAATCAGTTTAGGATTTGGGCACTGAAGGACTATGGGCCAAAGAAACTCTACTTCTCTGCATGATTTCATTCTGCTGGGCTTCTCTGACCATCCCAAACTGGAGATGGCCCTGTCAGGAGTTGTCGCCACCTTCTACTTGATCACACTGGTCGGCAACACAGCCATCATTCTTGCGTCTCTCCtggactcccacctccacacaccaatgtacttcttcctccGGAATTTATCTTTCCTAGACCTATGTTTCACAACCAGCATCGTCCCTCAGATGCTGGTTAACTTGTGGGGGCCTCATAAGACCATCAGCTATGGGGGCTGTGTCATTCAGCTCTATGTTTATATGTGGTTGGGCTCCATCGAGTGCCTTCTCCTAGCTGTTATGTCCTACGATCGTTTCACAGCTATTTGTAAGCCCCTCCATTATTTGGTAATCATGAACCCACATTTATGTCTCAAGATGATTATCATGGTCTGGAGCATTAGTTTGGCCAATTCTGTTGTACTGTGTACACTCACTCTGAATCTGcctagatgtggaaacaaccttcTGGATCATTTCTTGTGTGAGTTGCCAGCTATGCTCAAGATAGCTTGTATAGACACCACAGCAGTTgaattgtctgtttttgctttaggCATCGCCATTGTCCTTACACCACTCATCCTTATTCTTATATCCTATGGCTACATTGCCAAAGCTGTGCTGAGAATGAAGTCAAGGGCAGGCCAGCGGAAAGCAATCAATACCTGTGGATCTCATCTCACCGTGGTGTCTATCTTCTACGGAGCTATTATCTACATGTACCTGCAACCAGGTAACAATGCCTCCAGAGGTCAGGTCATATTTCTCACCCTCTTTTACACCATCATCACACCAAGTCTCAACCCTCTCATTTACACTTTAAGGAATAAAGACATGAAGGAGGCACTGAAGAAGCTGATGAGAGTTGATCACAAATCTACTAAATCAAAAAGGACCTGGAAGTCatagaaaaaattaatgtgatGGAGGCAATAATAAGGTTATCTAACTTTCGTTTTTACTGAGGCAAGTAATCCCT includes these proteins:
- the LOC110258401 gene encoding olfactory receptor 2W1-like, with product MGQRNSTSLHDFILLGFSDHPKLEMALSGVVATFYLITLVGNTAIILASLLDSHLHTPMYFFLRNLSFLDLCFTTSIVPQMLVNLWGPHKTISYGGCVIQLYVYMWLGSIECLLLAVMSYDRFTAICKPLHYLVIMNPHLCLKMIIMVWSISLANSVVLCTLTLNLPRCGNNLLDHFLCELPAMLKIACIDTTAVELSVFALGIAIVLTPLILILISYGYIAKAVLRMKSRAGQRKAINTCGSHLTVVSIFYGAIIYMYLQPGNNASRGQVIFLTLFYTIITPSLNPLIYTLRNKDMKEALKKLMRVDHKSTKSKRTWKS